Proteins from one Bactrocera neohumeralis isolate Rockhampton chromosome 3, APGP_CSIRO_Bneo_wtdbg2-racon-allhic-juicebox.fasta_v2, whole genome shotgun sequence genomic window:
- the LOC126752460 gene encoding uncharacterized protein LOC126752460, producing MRFEIYAMIIFGLFYFSEGKPCPEKTRPHKTRCEAYYKCFELPSKRHVWVPEKCESGLIYEHNLGLCVLPDDEWECTLGVGTRGSKVEAHADVTPTTITEIQNPKQITPTNKLKNADLHIINNKHEDDESDAAISSMNKGHSGNDVEVVIQNNINNEEEREALRDDIEIESSGDGVGELMEMDGFLQVENRENEDHEGEEHLIEDDENEINLETSTKKSKIDPKLTAHLQRLSQLIDGLKTQYQKDGEQQTDLRPDQLNAFLAHFNIQNKFNLIKPTFEANSKEKTDTTTTEAPESTTTYATYPMASKNKTLLQEHLDNKLKPETKVVLTNALPKRYDTTGYSNSQIVVNRPEGSVLFTLPHYGTDQSDYGHNSPKISEETLKTVLELSKQMIATQNVPKIIPNAGYYAQPLIQPLFLPASAFQAQTQQNPFAAYFNSNNNNKNQQVDYQENDNKFSQFSGTYNNQHKPLLRPASSYSQPSNTIIHNNVIPVHLLSTNSGEKEIVDSYGQSLGLYPPLNTKNHNGYQQNYGPTHTFVDQKFLASFTTERPQVSTTPTPSYVAQYAPSYATDLGATTARPNDYQPTSPTLTEYFSPSPHLSDNNVNKLFQSTDRYPTVQYDDLPRPLNLGRPSLFAPHIDTHKVKLRPNGHKIESMEIESDDYNDNQARPLPQLFTYNYDNDKADISNQYEEPNYSGGTGGNKHSYMPRPSAGATATRPTYTNAANKVKPYNTHTSSSLADGSQLVNMGGNFVSYDVFRNTILPLLGHTQTLNELNNVEVITCATGVRQPNTTDCTRYYVCSKKDGKVLSYSCPPYTAFNAQSRICDAQTYAACTPDAIISSYTVSENKRLQLEAYKALQDAKRRQEQALKAQNIASLLQKYGGQMQASMVDANEDAQGDDSNEKNILDAYVQQAAAMNVYSTTSKPTAAPVKKRKYYCKEGDKIADQTSANNYFVCYKNAQGMMKGHKMSCTKNLIFCSKNSMCTLAIKCA from the exons ATGCGTTTTGAAATATATGCGATGATAATATTTGGATTATTCTACTTTTCGGAAG GCAAGCCATGTCCGGAGAAGACGCGTCCACACAAAACACGCTGCGAGGCGTATTACAAATGCTTTGAGCTACCTTCTAAGCGTCATGTTTGGGTGCCTGAAAAATGTGAATCGGGCCTAATATATGAACACAATCTTGGACTATGTGTACTGCCCGACGATGAGTGGGAATGTACACTAGGAGTTGGTACACGCGGTAGCAAGGTAGAAGCTCATGCGGATGTTACGCCGACGACGATAACTGAAATACAAAATCCCAAACAAATAACACCAACAAACAAGCTCAAAAATGCAGatctacatataataaataataagcaCGAAGATGATGAATCGGATGCAGCAATATCTTCCATGAACAAAGGACACAGCGGAAATGATGTGGAGGTTgtgatacaaaataatataaacaacgAAGAAGAGAGGGAAGCGTTACGAGATGACATTGAAATTGAGTCTAGTGGAGATGGTGTTGGGGAGCTCATGGAAATGGATGGCTTTCTGCAAGTGGAAAATCGTGAAAACGAAGATCACGAAGGTGAGGAGCACCTCATCGAAGatgatgaaaatgaaataaacctCGAGACATCGACGAAAAAGTCAAAAATCGATCCAAAATTAACAGCACACTTACAGCGTTTGTCACAATTAATCGATGGACTGAAAACCCAATATCAGAAGGACGGAGAGCAGCAAACGGATTTGCGGCCCGATCAGTTAAATGCTTTCCTGGCacattttaatatacaaaacaaatttaatttgattaaacCTACTTTTGAGGcgaattcaaaagaaaaaaccgACACAACCACTACTGAGGCACCAGAGTCTACCACAACATATGCCACATATCCAATGgcttccaaaaataaaacacttttGCAAGAACATTTAGATAACAAACTTAAACCGGAAACAAAGGTTGTACTCACCAATGCGCTGCCGAAACGTTACGATACTACAGGATATTCGAACTCGCAAATTGTCGTAAATCGTCCCGAAGGCTCGGTACTCTTCACTTTGCCGCACTACGGTACCGATCAGTCCGATTATGGTCACAATTCACCAAAAATATCTGAGGAAACATTAAAAACAGTTTTAGAATTGTCTAAACAAATGATTGCCACACAAAACGTACCGAAAATAATACCGAACGCAGGCTATTACGCGCAGCCACTAATACAACCGCTCTTCTTGCCCGCTTCAGCATTTCAAGCGCAGACACAACAGAATCCTTTCGCGGCATACtttaatagcaacaataacaacaaaaatcagcAAGTGGATTATCAGGAAAACGATAACAAATTTAGCCAATTCTCTGGCACTTATAACAATCAGCATAAACCGCTACTGCGTCCGGCTAGTAGTTATAGCCAACCGAGTAATACCATCATACACAACAATGTCATACCGGTGCATCTGTTGTCCACGAACTCGGGTGAAAAGGAGATTGTAGACAGCTACGGACAGAGTTTAGGACTTTATCCGCCACTCAACACCAAAAATCACAACGGTTATCAACAAAACTATGGTCCAACACACACTTTCGTAGATCAGAAATTTTTAGCAAGCTTTACCACCGAGCGTCCGCAAGTCTCCACCACACCAACGCCCAGCTACGTGGCACAATATGCACCATCATATGCCACAGACTTGGGCGCGACCACCGCACGTCCCAACGACTATCAACCAACATCGCCAACACTTACCGAGTATTTTTCCCCGAGTCCACATTTAAGCGATAATAATGTTAATAAACTGTTTCAATCGACCGATCGCTATCCGACTGTACAATACGATGATCTGCCACGCCCATTAAATTTAGGACGCCCCTCACTCTTCGCGCCACACATCGACACACATAAAGTCAAGTTACGTCCAAATGGTCATAAAATCGAGAGCATGGAGATCGAATCGGACGATTATAATGACAATCAAGCGCGTCCACTGCCACaattgttcacctacaattatGACAACGATAAAGCGGATATAAGCAATCAATATGAGGAACCGAACTACAGTGGTGGCACCGGTGGTAACAAACACTCCTATATGCCGCGTCCGTCTGCAGGCGCTACCGCTACACGACCCACTTATACAAACGCTGCCAATAAGGTGAAGCCTTACAACACACACACTTCATCATCTCTCGCCGATGGCTCACAACTGGTCAATATGGGTGGCAATTTTGTTAGTTATGATGTTTTTCGAAACACAATATTACCGCTACTGGGGCACACACAAACGCTCAATGAATTAAACAATGTTGAAGTCATCACTTGCGCCACTGGCGTACGCCAACCGAACACCACCGACTGCACGCGCTATTATGTCTGCAGCAAGAAGGATGGCAAAGTACTATCCTACTCGTGTCCGCCATACACCGCTTTTAATGCACAATCGCGCATTTGCGATGCACAAACGTATGCTGCTTGCACGCCCGACGCGATCATCAGCAGCTATACAGTATCGGAGAATAAACGCTTGCAACTGGAAGCGTACAAAGCGCTGCAAGATGCCAAACGCCGGCAAGAGCAGGCTCTTAAAGCACAAAATATTGCAAGTCTATTGCAGAAATATGGTGGACAAATGCAAGCATCGATGGTGGACGCTAACGAAGATGCACAGGGCGATGATAGCAATGAGAAGAATATATTGGATGCTTATGTGCAGCAAGCGGCCGCGATGAATGTCTACAGCACAACGTCTAAGCCAACTGCAGCGCCTGTAAAGAAGCGTAAATACTATTGCAAAGAAGGTGATAAAATTGCAGATCAAACCTCAGCCAATAATTACTTTGTCTGCTACAAGAATGCGCAAGGTATGATGAAAGGCCACAAGATGAGTTGCACGAAGAATTTGATTTTCTGCTCGAAGAATTCCATGTGCACGCTGGCGATAAAATGCGCGTAG